The Chloroflexota bacterium genome window below encodes:
- the rsfS gene encoding ribosome silencing factor yields the protein MQGGRTLDSEQLARLIVDAIASKLGSDILLLDIRDISIIADYFVICSGESERQLHAIFEELCYGLEDREGISVLSTEGTESSGWILMDYGAVIVHIFSPERRRYYNLERLWRDGKTVVRLQ from the coding sequence TTGCAAGGAGGGCGAACGCTGGATTCAGAACAACTGGCCAGGCTGATTGTGGATGCAATTGCGAGCAAACTCGGCTCGGATATCCTGCTACTGGACATCCGCGACATTTCGATCATTGCTGACTACTTCGTCATCTGTTCCGGTGAATCTGAGCGACAGCTCCACGCTATTTTCGAAGAACTCTGTTACGGCTTAGAGGACCGGGAGGGGATTTCTGTGTTGAGCACGGAGGGGACTGAATCCTCGGGATGGATTTTGATGGACTACGGTGCAGTGATCGTGCATATTTTCTCGCCTGAACGCCGCCGTTATTACAATTTGGAACGCTTGTGGCGCGATGGAAAAACCGTAGTCCGCCTACAATAA
- the ndk gene encoding nucleoside-diphosphate kinase codes for MERTLVIVKPDGVQRGLIGEVVKRLERRGLKIVALKMLHLSRELASRLYGVHKGKPFYEGLLNYITSSPIVVMVVEGNDAIEIVRRTMGATNPAEATPGTIRADFGLEIGRNIVHGSDGPETAAFEIGLFFSSEEIYTWSRANDRWIFE; via the coding sequence GTGTACAGCGCGGCCTTATCGGAGAGGTGGTAAAGCGGCTGGAGCGGCGTGGCCTGAAAATCGTGGCCCTCAAAATGCTGCATCTCAGCCGAGAACTAGCCAGTCGACTCTACGGCGTGCACAAAGGTAAACCCTTTTACGAGGGTCTCCTGAATTACATTACCTCCAGCCCTATTGTGGTGATGGTGGTAGAGGGTAATGATGCCATCGAGATCGTCCGGCGCACCATGGGAGCAACTAATCCAGCCGAAGCCACACCGGGCACCATTCGTGCCGACTTCGGCCTGGAAATCGGGCGCAATATCGTACACGGGTCCGACGGGCCTGAGACAGCAGCCTTCGAAATCGGGCTGTTCTTCTCGTCAGAAGAGATATATACTTGGTCTAGGGCCAACGACCGCTGGATATTCGAATAG